In the Paenibacillus sp. FSL H7-0357 genome, one interval contains:
- a CDS encoding ArsR/SmtB family transcription factor, which yields MNLNIHEQLDPVFETLGLLYVSCHVETYKKGTIEDLNKFGLDGEAFYSKHLKIVDKYIHTFLKYRVLGKEADFFFGDENDSFFSVLHLLLSENTAWLNSLAEVPDEVLHEEIWKILLDMEVMQNYQLQKTSPSGSLSLADIITFLSDSPLEEGMKWKMLRLLQQPRTQIQALARIINNNLSAFEQVCQELEKPLNKLISKYVQSVQRQDDVQFIKLVEMFSDAPSVHPSLIVPLGQVMFAKHCYYGLFVDLLPVASKGHADSKDFLLLRMKALGDNSKLQILASLKVSPKYNLEIADQMGLTAATMSHHMNVLLACGMVGIEKKNGKVYYHLDSDNLRQLIADLEHFLL from the coding sequence ATGAACCTCAACATTCATGAACAGTTGGATCCCGTCTTTGAGACCTTGGGTTTGCTCTACGTCAGTTGCCATGTGGAGACTTACAAGAAAGGGACGATTGAAGACCTGAACAAATTCGGGCTGGACGGAGAAGCCTTTTACAGCAAACATTTGAAAATAGTAGACAAGTACATCCATACCTTTCTTAAATATCGTGTACTTGGTAAGGAAGCGGACTTCTTTTTCGGGGATGAAAATGACTCCTTCTTCTCCGTTCTACATCTGCTGCTCAGTGAAAATACGGCTTGGCTAAACTCGCTTGCAGAAGTGCCGGATGAGGTGCTTCATGAAGAAATATGGAAGATCCTGCTCGACATGGAGGTCATGCAAAATTACCAACTGCAGAAAACCTCACCTTCCGGAAGTCTATCTTTGGCTGATATCATCACCTTCCTGAGCGACAGTCCTCTTGAAGAAGGGATGAAATGGAAAATGTTGAGGCTGCTGCAGCAGCCGCGTACACAAATCCAGGCGCTTGCCCGGATCATCAACAATAACTTGTCTGCATTTGAGCAGGTGTGCCAGGAACTGGAGAAGCCGCTGAATAAGCTGATTTCCAAGTATGTTCAATCCGTGCAAAGGCAGGACGATGTACAATTTATTAAGCTGGTGGAGATGTTCAGCGATGCACCCTCTGTCCATCCATCCTTAATTGTTCCGCTTGGGCAGGTGATGTTCGCCAAGCATTGCTACTATGGCCTGTTCGTCGATCTGCTTCCGGTAGCCAGCAAGGGCCATGCCGATTCCAAAGATTTTCTGCTGCTTCGGATGAAGGCACTCGGGGACAACAGCAAGCTGCAAATCCTGGCGTCGCTCAAGGTCAGTCCGAAATACAATCTGGAAATTGCAGATCAGATGGGCTTAACTGCTGCCACCATGTCTCATCATATGAATGTGCTGCTGGCCTGCGGTATGGTCGGAATTGAGAAAAAAAACGGCAAGGTGTATTATCATCTGGACTCTGACAACTTGCGGCAGTTAATTGCTGACCTTGAACATTTTCTGCTATAG
- a CDS encoding NAD(P)/FAD-dependent oxidoreductase — protein sequence MIYDCAIIGGGPAGLNAALVLGRARRSVALIDNNRPRNAVTHASHGFITRDGVTPAEFRRVAHEELQRYPSVDHLPFEVVSVSQAQGGFEIEDLGGVRVQARRLILATGLKEIFPEIEGLRPLYGKSLFNCPYCDGWELRDQPLAIVSEYPTVFHMAKLLLNWSKDLLVCTHGQASLTDEQRQQLESRGIVVIEQPVAAFHGQNGRLEHIRFADGTSVARTGGFVAPKLVQSSTLGEQLGCEITELGGIRTDDKGQASVSGVYAAGDASYFAPSQLIFAAADGSRIGMNVNMDLTEEDFNS from the coding sequence ATGATTTACGATTGCGCGATTATCGGTGGGGGACCTGCCGGGCTGAATGCAGCCCTAGTGCTTGGCAGAGCAAGGAGAAGTGTGGCTCTGATCGACAACAACCGGCCTAGAAATGCTGTTACGCATGCGTCTCACGGTTTTATTACAAGGGATGGAGTAACACCGGCTGAGTTCAGGCGCGTGGCACATGAGGAACTGCAGCGTTATCCGTCTGTAGACCATTTGCCGTTCGAAGTGGTCTCGGTCTCTCAAGCGCAAGGTGGATTTGAGATAGAGGATTTGGGAGGAGTCCGTGTTCAAGCCCGGAGGCTGATCCTGGCGACGGGTCTAAAGGAGATCTTTCCGGAGATCGAAGGCTTGCGTCCTTTATACGGTAAAAGCCTGTTTAACTGTCCTTATTGTGACGGATGGGAGCTGAGGGATCAACCATTGGCCATTGTCTCTGAGTATCCGACCGTATTCCATATGGCTAAGCTGCTCCTCAATTGGAGCAAGGATTTGCTTGTGTGTACACATGGCCAGGCGTCCTTGACCGATGAGCAAAGACAGCAGCTTGAATCTAGAGGAATCGTCGTGATCGAACAACCGGTTGCGGCTTTCCACGGCCAGAACGGCCGGCTTGAGCACATTCGTTTTGCAGATGGAACTAGTGTGGCCAGAACCGGCGGCTTTGTAGCTCCGAAACTTGTGCAAAGCTCAACGTTAGGAGAGCAATTAGGCTGTGAAATAACGGAGCTTGGAGGGATTCGGACAGATGACAAGGGACAAGCTTCTGTCTCCGGTGTATATGCCGCAGGTGATGCTTCGTATTTCGCGCCTTCCCAATTGATTTTTGCCGCAGCCGACGGCAGCCGAATTGGTATGAACGTAAATATGGATCTGACAGAGGAAGATTTCAACAGTTGA